Proteins found in one Lycium ferocissimum isolate CSIRO_LF1 chromosome 6, AGI_CSIRO_Lferr_CH_V1, whole genome shotgun sequence genomic segment:
- the LOC132061056 gene encoding uncharacterized protein LOC132061056, with protein MDIPQSSKKPRRHKKKHRDFNNGRKSVYKKRIGAKRPLRKERILSKSKNPKACYKCGRVGHFYKNCKVKEKIKALNIDDDLREFLYKILLNSDPEPEDDSGKESDSSSNPSSDEDIRVLDEESYISTGSDDECQPCQLGQPCVKAKEDDEFYKLVS; from the coding sequence ATGGATATTCCACAATCTTCTAAGAAGCCTCGTAGGCATAAAAAGAAGCATAGAGACTTCAACAATGGAAGGAAAAGCGTCTACAAAAAAAGAATAGGCGCAAAAAGACctttaaggaaagaaaggattTTATCAAAATCCAAAAACCCAAAGGCCTGTTATAAGTGTGGCAGAGTAGgtcatttttacaaaaattgtaAGGTTAAGGAGAAGATTAAAGCCCTTAACATAGATGATGACCTTAGAGAATTTTTATATAAGATTTTATTAAATTCAGATCCAGAACCCGAGGATGATTCTGGTAAGGAAAGTGATAGTTCTTCCAACCCCTCTTCAGATGAAGATATTAGGGTGTTAGACGAAGAGAGTTATATCTCAACCGGTTCAGACGATGAGTGTCAACCATGCCAATTAGGGCAACCTTGTGTCAAAGCCAAGGAAGATGATGAGTTTTATAAACTTGTTTCCTAG
- the LOC132060598 gene encoding protein NUCLEAR FUSION DEFECTIVE 4-like yields MMFASFLIMAGAGATYLFGVYSKTIKSTLGYDQSTLNLLGTCKDLGANVGVLSGLLAEVTPTWFVLLVGSVMNFAGYFLIWLAVTKKIATPKVWQMCIYICIGANSQNFANTGSLVTCVKNFPESRGMMLGLMKGFVGLSGAIFTQLYLAIYGNDSKSLILLIGWLPALLSILFIFNIREMKCSRHPNEVKVFYENLVISITLALLLMGITIAQKYLHFSHNAYVACATIVCVVLFLPCLVAIREEYSCYKLKQKEFLKSPSKVVVEEPPLLESKPGAGQPVSEIVELPEYSSMAKTQEKKEVGCFSDIFKKPKRGEDYTILQALLSIDMLILFVATFCGLGCSLTAIDNLGQIGESLGYPQHTISTFVSLVSIWNYFGRVFSGFVSEKLLLKWKVPRTLMMTFALVLPAIGDLLIAFPFPCSVYVASLLIGFSFGIQLTLLFIIISELFGLKYYSTLFNCGQLASPIGSYVLNVKIVGKLYDNEALKQLASKGLTRSMVKELVCIGKQCYRSSFIILACVNAFGALVSLILVMRTKDYYKCDIYKRFRDEMEANEKEMKMVAER; encoded by the coding sequence ATGATGTTTGCTTCATTCTTGATCATGGCTGGTGCAGGTGCAACATATTTATTTGGTGTATATTCCAAAACTATAAAATCAACTCTTGGATATGACCAGTCTACCCTCAATCTTCTTGGTACTTGCAAAGATTTGGGTGCTAATGTTGGTGTCCTTTCTGGTCTTTTAGCCGAGGTAACGCCAACTTGGTTCGTCCTTTTAGTTGGGTCAGTGATGAATTTTGCTGggtattttcttatttggctAGCCGtgacaaaaaaaattgcaacacCTAAAGTATGGCAAATGTGCATTTACATATGTATTGGTGCCAATTCACAGAATTTTGCTAATACTGGTTCACTCGTTACATGTGTTAAAAATTTCCCAGAAAGTAGAGGGATGATGTTGGGGTTGATGAAGGGTTTTGTAGGGTTGAGTGGTGCAATTTTCACACAACTTTATTTGGCTATTTATGGCAATGATTCTAAGTCTTTAATTCTTCTTATTGGTTGGCTCCCTGCATTGCTATCAATTCTTTTCATCTTTAACATTAGGGAGATGAAATGTTCTAGGCATCCTAATGAGGTTAAAGTCTTTTATGAGAATCTTGTTATATCAATTACATTGGCTTTGTTGTTGATGGGGATAACAATTGCACAAAAGTACCTTCACTTCTCACACAATGCTTATGTTGCATGTGCCACTATAGTTTGTGTGGTGTTATTTTTGCCATGCTTAGTTGCAATAAGGGAGGAGTATTCATGTTATAAGTTGAAACAGAAAGAATTTTTGAAAAGCCCTTctaaggttgttgttgaagaaccCCCTTTGCTGGAATCAAAGCCGGGGGCCGGTCAACCGGTGTCGGAAATCGTGGAGTTGCCGGAATATTCTTCCATGGCAAAaacacaagaaaagaaggaagttGGATGCTTTAGCGATATATTCAAGAAGCCAAAAAGGGGTGAGGATTATACCATATTACAAGCCCTATTGAGTATAGACATGTTGATTCTTTTTGTGGCAACTTTTTGTGGGCTAGGGTGCAGCTTAACAGCAATAGACAATTTGGGACAAATTGGCGAGTCCTTAGGgtatccacaacacacaatTAGCACGTTTGTGTCTCTAGTGAGCATATGGAACTATTTCGGTAGAGTTTTCTCAGGGTTCGTCTCTGAAAAACTTCTGTTGAAGTGGAAAGTCCCTCGCACGCTGATGATGACCTTTGCTCTCGTCTTGCCAGCCATTGGCGATCTCCTCATTGCATTCCCATTCCCCTGTTCAGTTTATGTGGCATCGTTGCTAATAGGCTTCTCGTTTGGCATCCAATTGACGCTTCTTTTCATCATAATATCGGAGCTCTTTGGACTGAAGTATTACTCAACATTATTCAATTGTGGACAGTTGGCTAGTCCTATTGGATCATACGTTTTGAACGTGAAAATTGTGGGAAAACTTTATGATAATGAGGCATTGAAGCAACTAGCAAGCAAAGGGTTGACAAGATCAATGGTCAAAGAATTGGTTTGCATTGGGAAGCAATGTTATAGGAGTTCTTTTATCATACTTGCTTGTGTGAATGCATTTGGAGCTCTAGTTTCTTTGATTTTGGTAATGAGGACTAAGGATTACTACAAGTGTGACATTTATAAAAGGTTTAGGGATGAGATGGAAGCAAACGAGAAGGAGATGAAGATGGTTGCTGAAAGATGA